DNA sequence from the Vicia villosa cultivar HV-30 ecotype Madison, WI linkage group LG3, Vvil1.0, whole genome shotgun sequence genome:
TTTTGGCGGGTTTAAATTAGAGCGGGACGGACGGTCCATTTTGCCACCTTAGCGGATATTGTATGTTCTAAGGGACTAAAAAATCATCTGCTCCATCATCTGGTGGTCGGCATAGaaaaaagttatatttaaaataattaatttatttgataatttcatgcataatataaaataaataaataaaatattttattaaattatgttCTCCAATTCATGATATAATGAGTAAAGTGAATTGAAGCAGCATTAATAATTTTCCAGAAAAGAAAGAGAGATAGTTGCGTTGAGTTCGTTGTTTTAGATGCGTGGGATCATGTCTAAGTAAAGAGATATGATCCATGAACTGTGGAAAAAGTTTTTCTTTATCACGTAAAGCTGATCAAATTTGATCAAGTGGGGAATAAGGAGAAtgtcaaaaattaaattattcaaaCCATTGTAGCTTTTCCTTattggtttgagtgttttttATGATATAATATGTTTTGTTGGGTGAAAGGGACTTGGACTCTTTAGATCTATAATTTGGGATGTGATTTAGATATATGAATATAAAGAAGGAAACACACTAACAGATTTTAAAGAATATATATTGTTTTGTTGGGTCTAAAGTGTCCAGGTTGAGCTACAAATTTAGGGAAATTTGTACCCAACATCCCTACTATTATCCCTATATTTTaacatttatcaaaatattttaattacatttatttaatttattattaaaatatattttaattatatctaatatatttattttattattaaactatattttaattatatttattttatttattattagacTTCTTGAAATTGGAATTTTTTAGCCCCTACATTAGTTTACTAGATAAGTTGAAATCAAATATTTCAGTTTGAATATATGCTAACCAGATAACTTGGTAATAAGTTTTTCGATAGTTTTTAAATTATACAAcggattatttaattaaatttttttttatagttttcaaATTGCTCACCGGATAGCTTggttataaatttttttcttagTTTTCAAATTGTTCATCGAATAActtaattaaagtttttttttaatttttaaattgcaaatcaaataacttaattaaaatgttccggaaattttaaaattatttaccgGATAACGAGATAAAAGTTTTCTGATGGtttaattgtttttcaaaattttaaactttaggcaacggttttaaaTTGTGGCTAAAAGTGGTGTAGCTTGTAAAAAGGTGAGCTAATTATAGATGTTATGGAAAAGGTTAAAAACTATAGGCCACGATTTTCTTCTATTgcctaaattcattttattttatgctccTTTGATGACAATAAAAGTTTTCTTGTTCAAATTTTTTACTTTAGAAAACTTTAAAACTATTGCTAAAAGCGATGTAATTGGCTTTAGGCAACAATTGATCACTTTATGCTCCCAATTTTTTTGTGTTGCATAAactcattttgttttaaattatcaAATAACTTATTAAAAGTTATCtgaaatgtaatttttttcaaatataaacTATGTATTTAATTGTATGTCAATTTGAAAACTATGCATGTAGATATCCTATGCTTGTAGATATCACTTTAAGCCTTATTTTTATTAGTCATATCCTATGCTTGTAGAATTTGTCCTCCCACCTATTTTTTAACTAGCACTGTCCGATGTGTatacttttattaaaatatttttaactaattaaataatttcttttgatttttaaagAATTTATGTGATTTATCAGATAATTGTATAGGTATATCGGGTCTTTTACACAATCTTTGCATTATGGGattttatttgtgtttttatCGGATTTTTGTGTTACTGAACTTTTGAGAAATTCCTGAAAAAATCACCgaatattttagaaaaatatgGTTTTAACCAATTGTTTTGGATAATTTATTTCAAATTCTTGAGAAACTCATGACGATTTGTCGGATTTTAAAGAAAAATTCGATTTAAACCAATTGTTTTGAATAATTTATTCCATATTTTTAAgaatttttgttaaaatttataacaaatatttaagaAATCCGATAAAAAAGATTGGTTTGGCCAAGCTTTTGACATTATTAACGTAACAATAATACAATAAAAAtatacattaatatatatatatatatatatatatatatatatatatatatatatatatatatatatatatatatatatatatatatatatatatataaaacaaacgtTCTTTTTCTTGCTCAAATAATGGTGATTGCAAATGTAGTCTTCCATCTCCGTTGATGACGACTTGGACAGATTTGAACCCAAGTCGTCGTTTTTTTGGTTGTGGGATGTACAAGGTATTAGTTTGATTTGTAATATACGTGAACtatattattttatgataattatttaaaaataatagtaaaatatgTTAATACtattcaaaacaaaatttatttggcTAAAATGAGAAGGAGTTAATTTTacttaatttcaaaataattttttagaatttattttcctttttaagtTAAGACGCGATCACTGACCGCCATTGACTACTTGTGCTTATTGATCCCCACTCCGTTATTATATGATCACTAATTTAACCATTGTCGAATATGGTAATCGCAACTCCGAGCATTGTATATTGTTAATATGATCATAATCACCCATCATCGActactattttaaatattatagaaaaaagttttaaaataattacttatatatatatatataataataattaatggattaaaaatattgttaGTTCAGCTTAATTGATAATTATGTAAAAATATTTGGTTGAggagtattgatttgaatttgagacattcattttttttaatagaatgtcTTGATCATTAAATAATTAGatagaaaatttaataattaaagaaTATTAAGAGTcgtgttaaaaatatttattaagatgtgaaattaaaaaactaaaatagcaTGGTACTCAACACTCTAACCACTCCTCAGAAACGTAACCTTACTCTTCTGAAACTTTTCCATGGCAAAAACAAAACACCTTCCGTCACCCCTCAAAGTACCACCCTCCGCCTCTTCCTCCGAGGAAGATTCTTCCGAAGAAGAAGCTGGGGTACCTCAATCCAAAAACCTTCCTCCTCTTGCTTCCAAAAACCCTCCATCAGCTACTTCAAACTCAAACCCTAAACCTCCATCATCTTCTAAATTTGAATCTGGGTTAGATTCTGAATCCGAAACCGAAACCGATTCTTATTTGGAATCGGAACCCACTCCACCTGTGAAACCACTTGCATCGAAGCCGTTGAAGATTCTAACCACTCCTTCACCGGCTAAAGCTGGAACCAAGCGTGCTATCGAGTTTCAAACCACTGGAGCCAAGCGTGCGGCTGATAACAACGGCACTGACTCTGACTCTTCTAAGCGTTTGAAGAAGAAAGCAAAAAAAACTGAACGTCGTGGTTCCAGTGACGAGAAGGAAGCGACGAGAGACTCTATCAAAAAGATGTCAGCTCAGAGACTATTCAGCGAGGAAGACAAACTTGCCATTATGAAATGTATAGCTGATTTCATTTCAACTAAAAAGGATCCTTTTAAAAACACACAAGCATTTTACAATTTTGTGAAGAACTCTATTCGAGCTGACGCAAACAAAGGTCAACTTAGGCGTAAGGTTCTTGCTctgaagaaaaagtttgaaagaaATGATGAAAATTTCACCAAAGAACATGATCAGAAAGCTTTTGAACTTTTAAAGAAGATTGAGTTTAAAAAACAGAGAACACCGAAAAAGGGCTTGGGTTCGGATTCTATTTTTGCAAAAGAAGTATTAGTTGCAAAGAAGAAAGATACtgtgaaaaatgttaaaaacagTTTGGCTTTTAAGGAAATGTCTAGGTTTGGTGATGGTGTGGGGTTGTCTTTGGATGCTATGGAAAAGGGAATGGAATTGATGGGAGAATCAAAAAATGCTATGTTAGAAGAAAAATGGAAGAAGGTTCGGATTGTTGAGATGAAGTTGTTTATGACTCGAGCTGGTTAGAGAACAAGCTAGCATGATACTGGAGTCTTTGGTTTGACTTTGGATGCATATAAGACATCAAAcctttaagttgattaagtttgTATGAACATAGTTGAGTATGTTAGGATGCGTATTTTAAGTTGTAATTTTTAGTTAAGGTTATGTGTTATGTTAAGTTGAATTAACACAATTGTTGTAAAGTTGAAAACAATTTGGGTTTATGTTAACGTACAGTAAATGCACATTTTTAGGAGGCATGGTCTGTTTGGGTTTACCAGTTTAACACAATATGCATTAGTTTATTACATAAGTTAATGCATGTACATAAGTTGGACAAAATGCATCGGTTTATTTTTAGCAGGCATGTACATAAGTTGAACAAAATGCATCAGTTTAAGGCATGTGCATAAGTTCAACAAAATAGTTGAACATAGTGTACAATTTAAGGCATTACATAAGTTGAACATCAGGCCTGTACAATTTACAATTCACACTTGACAGTTGAACAACAATAGTTCATGACAGTTGAACAATAATAGTTCATGAAAGTTGATCAATAGTAGGCTTttaatattgaaaaataatattgcATCAGTTTGCATTACATTGAAATTACATTCCAATATGAAACTTAGTTTATGACAACTTTGTTCATGAAAACATAGTTCATGACAGTTACATACCAAAACGAAACTTAGTTCATACATACCAAAATGATAGTTACATACCAAAATGAAATTTAGTTCATACATATCAAAATGACATAACATAGTTCATGACACCAAAATACAAATACAAGAAATAAAAGCTATAGACATGACAAAACATAAATGCTATTCTTAGGTAGGATGTGGTTCTTGTGAGCAAGATCCAATTTCTTGAGCAGGCTATGTTGCATTCTTGGATTTCTTGTTCTTTCCCTTTATGACTTGAGCGGGACTGGTTAGAGAACAAGCTAGCATGATACTGAAGTCTTTAGTTTGACTTTGGATGCATAGAAGACATCAAACCTTTTGGTATAGTTTTTTTGCAGGGTTTTAAAACCTTGGGTGTTTTAGTTAATCTAAGTAACTGGTTCATCTTTTTGATGATGTCATTTGATCTTTCATGTTTTGAACATGTGTATTGAGAATGTTTTAAACCTCATTatagaatattttgtatctgtCTTATTGACAGTACTTCTGATGTATCTGTCTTAGTGACAATATTtctaatatgtatatatattattgaagTTTATAGCTTGTCTATAGTATTATATACTCAAACCAGTTGCTCATTTCTAAATTTATCTCTACTAACCATGTCATTTCAGGCTACCAATTAAACCCATCATTTCTAATTTTAGTTATTTGGCTAAAGAATATATATTGTTTTATTGGGCCTAAAGTGTCCAGGTTGAGCTACAAATTTAAGGAAAATTTTACCCAATATCCCTACTATTATCCCTATATTTTaacatttatcaaaatattttaattacatttaaactatattttaattatatctattttatttattttattattaaactatattttaattatatctattttatttattattagacTTCTTGAAACTGGAATTTTTTAACCCCTACATTAGTTTACTAGATAAGTTGAAATCAAGTATTCCAGTTTGTATATATGCTAACCGGATAACTTGGTAATAAGTTTTCCGACAGTTTTTAAATTATTCAACGGattatttaattaaagtttttttttatagttttcaaATTGCTCACCGGATAGTTTGGTTATAAGTTTTTCTCTTAGTTTTCAAATTGTTCATTGAATAACttaattaaactttttttttaatttttaaattgcacatcaaataacttaattaaaatgttccgaaaattttaaaattatttaccgGATAAATTGATAAAAGTTTTCTGATGGtttaattgtttttcaaaattttaaactttaggcaacggtttaaAATTGTGGCTAAAAGTGGTGTAGCTTATAAAAAGGTGAGTTAATTATAGATGTTATGGAAAAGGTTAAAAACTATAGGCCATGATTTTCTTCTATTgcctaaattcattttattttatgctccTTTGATGACAATAAAAgttttcttattcaaattttttaCTTTAGAAAACTTTAAAACTATTGCTAAAAGTGGTGTAATTGGCTTTAGGCAACAATTGATCACTTTATGCTCCCAATTTTTTTGTGTTGCATAAactcattttgttttaaattatcaAATAACTTATTAAAAGTTATCcgtaatgtaatttttttaaaatataaactatGTATTTAATTGTATGTCAATTTGAAAACTATGCATGTAGATATCCTATGCTTGTAGATATCACTTTAAGCCTTATTTTTATTAGTCATATCCTATGCTTGTAGAATTTGTCCTCCCACCTATTTTTTAACTAGCACTATCCGATGTGTatacttttattaaaatatttttaactaattaagtattttcttttgatttttaaagAATTTATGTGACTTATCAGATAATTGTATAGGTATATCGGGTCTTTTACACAATCTTTGCATTATGGGattttatttgtgtttttatCGGATTTTTGTGTTACTGAACTTTTGAGAAATTTCTTGAAAAATTCACCgaatattttagaaaaatatgGTTTTAACCAATTGTTTTGGATCATTTATTTCAAATTCTTGAGAAACTCATGACGATTTGTCGGATTTTAAAGAAAAATTCGATTTAAACCAATTGTTTTGAATAATTTATTCCATATTTTTAAGAATTTCTGTTAAAATTTATAGCAAATATTTAAGAAATCCGATAAAAAAGATTGGATTAGCCAAACTTTTGACATTATTAACGTAAcaataatacaataaaataatacattaacatatatatatatatatatatatatatatatatatatatatatatatatatatatatatatatatatatatataacaaacgtTCTTTTTCTTGTTCAAATAATGGTGTTTGCAAATGTAGTCTTCCATCTCCGTTGATGATGACTTGGACAGATTTAAACCCAAGTCGTCGTTTTTTTGCGTTGTGGGATGTACAAGGTATTTGTTTGATTTGTAATATACGTGAACtatattattttatgataattatttaaaaataatagtaaaatatgTTAATACtattcaaaacaaaatttatttggcTAAAATGAGAAGGAGTTAATTTTTACTTaatttcaaagtaattttttagattttattttcctttttaagtTAAGACGCGATCACTGACCGCCATTGACTACTTGTGCTTATTGATCCCCACTCCGTTATTATATGATCACTAATTTAACCATTGTCGAATATGATAATCGCAACTCTGAGCATTGTATATTGTTAATATGATCATAATCACCCATCATCGActactattttaaatattatagaaaaaagctttaaaataagtacatttatatatagatatatatattataattaatggattaaaaatattattagttcAGCTTAATTGATAATTATGTAAAAATATTTGGTTGAGGAGTATCGATTTGAATTTGcgacattcatttttttttaatagaatgtcTTGATCATTAAATAATTAGatagaaaatttaataattaacgaATATTAAGAGTCgtgttataaatatttattaagatgtgaaattaaaaaactaaaagagTATGTAGTCTAAAATAGCACGGTACTCAACACTCTAACCACTCCTCTGAAACGTAGCCCTACTCTTCTGAAACTTTTCCATGGCAAAAACAAAACACCTTCCGTCACCCCTCAAAGTACCACCCTCCGCCTCTTCCTCCGAGGAAGATTTTTCCGAAGAAGAAGCTGGGGTACCTCAATCCAAAAACCCTCCACCTCTTGCTTCCAAAAACCCCCAATCAGCTACTTCAAACTCAAACCCTAGACCTCCATCATCTTCTGAATTTGAATCTGGGTCAGATTCTGAATCCGAAACCGAAACCGATTCTGATTCGGAATCGGAACCCACTCCACCTGTGAAACCACTTGCATCGAAGCCGTTGAAGATTCTAACCACTCCTTCACCGGCTAAAGCTGGAACCAAGCGTGCTATCGAGTTTCAAACCACTGGAACCAAGCGTGCGGCTGATAACAACGGCACTGACTCTGACTCTTCTAAGTGTTTGAAGAAGAAAGCAAAAAAAACTGAACGTCGTGGTTCCGGTGACGAGAAGGAAGCGGCGAGAGACTCTATCAAAAAGATGTCAGCTCAGAGACTATTCAGCGAGGAAGACGAACTCGCCATTATGAAATGTATAGCTGATTTCATTTCAACTAAAAAGGATCCTTGGAAAAACACACAAGCATTTTACAATTTTGTGAAGAACTCTATTCGAGCTTGCGCAAACAAAGGTCAACTTAGGCGTAAGGTTCTTGCTctgaagaaaaagtttgaaagaaATGATGAAAATTTCACCAAAGAACATGATCAGAAAGCTTTTGAACTTTTAAAGAAGATTGAGTTTAAAAAACAGAGAACACCGAAAAAAGGGCTTGGGTTCGGATTCTGTTTTGCAAAAGAAGTATTAGTTGCAAAGAAGAAAGATACtgtgaaaaatgttaaaaatagttTGGCTTTTAAGGAAATGTCTAGGTTTGGTGATGGTGTGGGGTTGTCTTTGGATGCTATGGAAAAGGGAATGGAATTGATGGGAGAATCAAAAAATGCTATGTTAGAAGAAAAATGGAAGAAGGTTCGGATTGTTGAGATGAAGTTGTTTATGACTCGAGCTGGTTAGAGAACAAGCTAGCATGATACTGGAGTCTTTAGTTTGACTTTGGATGCATATAAGACATCAAAcctttaagttgattaagtttgTATGAACATAGTTGAGTATGTTAAGATGCGTATTTTAAGTTGTAATTTTTAGTTAAGGTTATGTGTTATGTTAAGTTGAATTAACACAATTGTTGTTAAGTTGAAAACAATTTGGGTTTATGTTAACGTACAGTAAATGCACATTTTTAGGAGGCATGGTCTGTTTGGGTTTATCAGTTTAACACAATATGCATTAGTTTATTACATAAGTTAATGCATGTACATAAGTTGGACAAAATGCATCGGTTTATTTTTAGCAGGCATGTACATAAGTTGAACAAAATGCATCAGTTTAAGGCATGTGCATAAGTTCAACAAAATAGTTGAACATAAGGCGTGTACAATTTAAGGCATTACATAGATTGAACATAAGGCCTATACAATTTACATTCACACTTGACAGTTGAACAACAATAGTTCATGACAGTTGAACAATAATAGTTCATGAAAGTTGACCAATAATAGGCCTttaatattgaaaaataatattgcATCAGTTTTCATTACATTGAAATTATATTCCAATATGAAACTTAGTTTATGACAACTTTGTTCATGAAAACATAGTTCATGACAGTTACATACCAAAACGAAACTTAGTTCATACATACCAAAATGATAGTTACATACCAAAATGAAATTTAGTTCATACATACCAAAATGACATAACATAGTTCATGACACCAAAATACAAATACAAGAAATAAAAGCTATAGACATGACATAACATAAATGTTATTCTTAGGTAGGATGTGGTTCTTGTGAGCATGATCCAATTTCTTGAGCATGCTATGTTGCATTCTTGGATTTCTTGTTCTCTCCCTTTATGACTCGAGCGGGGCTGGTTAGAGAACAAGCTAGCATGATACTGGAGTCTTTAGTTTGACTTTGGATGCAAATAAGACATCAAACCTTTTGGTATAGTTTTTTTGCAGGGTTTTAAAACCTTGGGTGTTTTAGTTAATCTAAGTAACTGGTTCATCTTTTTCATGATGTCATTTGATCTTTCATGTTTTGAACATGTGTGTTGAGAATGTTTTGAACCTCATTatagaatattttgtatctgtCTTATTGACAGTACTTCTGATGTATCTGTCTTAGTCACagtatttctaatatatatatatatatatatatatatatatatatatatatatatatatatatatatatatatatatatatatatatatatatatatatatatatatatatatatatatattattgaagtTTATAGCTTGTCAATAGTAATATATACTCAAACCAGTTGCTCATTTCTAAATTTATCTCTACTAACAATGTCATTTCAGACTACCAATTAAACCTATCATTTCTAATTTTAGTTATTTGGCTAAAGAATATATATTGTTTTGTTGGGCCTAAAGTGTCCAGGTTGAGCTACAAATTTAAGGAAAATTTTACCCAATATCCCTACTATTATCCCTATATTTTaacatttatcaaaatattttaattacatttaaactatattttaattatatctattttattattaaactatattttaattatatctattttatttattattagacTTCTTGAAACTGGAATTTTTTAACCCCTACATTAGTTTACTAGATAAGTTGAAATCAAGTATTCCAGTTTGTATATATGCTAACCGGATAACTTGGTAATAAGTTTTCCGACAGTTTTTAAATTATTCAACGGattatttaattaaagttttttttatagttttcaaATTGCTCACCGGATAGTTTGGTTATAAGTTTTTCTCTTAGTTTTCAAATTGTTCATTGAATAACttaattaaactttttttttaatttttaaattgcacatcaaataacttaattaaaatgttccgaaaattttaaaattatttaccgGATAAATTGATAAAAGTTTTCTGATGGtttaattgtttttcaaaattttaaactttaggcaacggtttaaAATTGTGGCTAAAAGTGGTGTAGCTTATAAAAAGGTGAGCTAATTATAGATGTTATGGAAAAGGTTAAAAACTATAGGCCACGATTTTCTTCTATTgcctaaattcattttattttatgctccTTTGATGACAATAAAAgttttcttattcaaattttttaCTTTAGAAAACTTTAAAACTATTGCTAAAAGTGGTGTAATTGGCTTTAGGCAACAATTGATCACTTTATGCTCCCAATTTTTTTGTGTTGCATAAactcattttgttttaaattatcaAATAGCTTATTAAAAGTTATCcgaaatgtaatttttttcaaatataaacTATGTATTTAATTGTATGTCAATTTGAAAACTATGCATGTAGATATCCTATGCTTGTAGATATCACTTTAAGCCTTATTTTTATTAGTCATATCATATGCTTGTAGAATTTGTCCTCCCACCTATTTTTTATCTAGCACTGTCCGATGTGAatacttttattaaaatatttttaactaattaaataatttcttttgatttttaaacAATTTATGTGATTTATCAGATAATTGTATATGTATATCGGGTCTTTTACACAATCTTTGCATTATGGGattttatttgtgtttttatCGTATTTTTGTTTTACTGAACTTTTGAGAAATTCCTGAAAAATTCACCgaatattttagaaaaatatgGTTTTAACCAATTGTTTTGGATCATTTATTTCGAATTCTTGAGAAACTCATGACGATTTGTCGGATTTTAAAGAAAAATTCGATTTAAACCAATTGTTTTGAATAATTTATTCCATATTTTTAAGAATTTCTGTTAAAatttataacaaatatttaagaAATCCGATAAAAAAGATTGGTTTAGCCAAGCTTTTGACATTATTAACGTAACAATAATACAATAAAAATATACATTAAcatatgtgtgtgtatatatatatatatatatatatatatatatatatatatatatatatatatatatatatatatatatataacaaacgtTCTTTTTCTTGCTCAAATAATGGTGATTGCCAATGTAGTCTTCCATCTCCGTTGATGACGACTTGGACAGATTTGAACCCAAGTCATCGTTTTTTTGGTTGTGGGATGTACAAGGTATTAGTTAGATTTGTAATATACGTGAACtatattattttatgataattatttaaaaataatagtaaaatatgTTAATACtattcaaaacaaaatttatttggcTAAAATGAGAAGGAGTTAATTTTTacttaatttcaaaataattttttagattttattttcctttttaagtTAAGACGCGATCACTGACCACTTAGTTTATGACAACTTTGTTCATGAAAACATAGTTCATGAAAACATAGTTCATGACAGTTACATACCAAAACGAAACTTAGTTCATACATACCAAAATGATAGTTACATACCAAAATGAAATTTAGTTCATACATACCAAAATGACAT
Encoded proteins:
- the LOC131658353 gene encoding probable transcription factor At1g61730, with the translated sequence MAKTKHLPSPLKVPPSASSSEEDSSEEEAGVPQSKNLPPLASKNPPSATSNSNPKPPSSSKFESGLDSESETETDSYLESEPTPPVKPLASKPLKILTTPSPAKAGTKRAIEFQTTGAKRAADNNGTDSDSSKRLKKKAKKTERRGSSDEKEATRDSIKKMSAQRLFSEEDKLAIMKCIADFISTKKDPFKNTQAFYNFVKNSIRADANKGQLRRKVLALKKKFERNDENFTKEHDQKAFELLKKIEFKKQRTPKKGLGSDSIFAKEVLVAKKKDTVKNVKNSLAFKEMSRFGDGVGLSLDAMEKGMELMGESKNAMLEEKWKKVRIVEMKLFMTRAG
- the LOC131658354 gene encoding probable transcription factor At1g61730 — encoded protein: MAKTKHLPSPLKVPPSASSSEEDFSEEEAGVPQSKNPPPLASKNPQSATSNSNPRPPSSSEFESGSDSESETETDSDSESEPTPPVKPLASKPLKILTTPSPAKAGTKRAIEFQTTGTKRAADNNGTDSDSSKCLKKKAKKTERRGSGDEKEAARDSIKKMSAQRLFSEEDELAIMKCIADFISTKKDPWKNTQAFYNFVKNSIRACANKGQLRRKVLALKKKFERNDENFTKEHDQKAFELLKKIEFKKQRTPKKGLGFGFCFAKEVLVAKKKDTVKNVKNSLAFKEMSRFGDGVGLSLDAMEKGMELMGESKNAMLEEKWKKVRIVEMKLFMTRAG